One Ensifer adhaerens genomic window, GCGAGCCGCCTTTCGAGATCGTCAAACTTTGCTTCGCCCTCGGCGAGACTGAGCCGCCAGCGGTAATTGTGGATCGAGACATCGACATGATCAGGGTTTTCGAGCGCCTCGGCGCTCCTGTCGAAGGTGGCATCGTCGAAATCCCACTTGGGCGAAGCGAGCTTCCAGATCAGTCTGGCGAACTCCTTGTGGTTCTGCTTGTAGCCCTCATACCCCCGCTCGGTGGCGAAGTAGAACTGATACCACCAGGCAAGCTCGGCCTGCGGTGACAACGGCTTCCTGTTCACCTCCTGGCTGCCGATCAGGTAGCCGCTGACCGAGACCATCGCCTTGCAACGCTCGGGCCAGAGTGCGGCGATGATGTTGGCGGTGCGCGCACCCCAGTCGCAGCCGCCGATGACCGCCTGCTCGATCTTGAGCGCATCCATCATGGCAATGATGTCCGCGGCAATTGCCGCCTGTTGGCCGTTGCGCGGTGTGTCGGCGGAGAGGAACCGGGTCGTGCCGTAGCCGCGCAGATAAGGAACGATGACACGATAGCCGGCATCGGCCAGGAGCGGCGCCACATCCACATAGGTGTGGATGTCATAGGGCCAGCCGTGCAGCAGGATCACGACCGGCGCATCGCTTGCGCCAAGTTCGGCGTAGCCGACGTTCAAGACGCCAGCATCGATCTGCTTGAGGCTCGCGAAGGATTTGTTCGTCCCGGGAGTGACGGTCGGAAGGCGCGGCGCCTCGCCGTTTGCTGCTTGCGCCCTCGCGACGCTCACTGATGCGAACTGCGTCGCCGCAAGCGAGAGTGCGAGTGCGCCGAGGAAACGACGGCGTGGGTGATTGATTTCGTCCGACATTGGCTGCCTCCGGTGAACTGAGCTGTCATCAGAGATGGAGCACCTGTGTAACGCGGTCGTGTGCTTTGCGGCTCCTATTGCAAGCAAGTGTAGAGTACCAAGCGGCGGATACACGGCGATACAAATTTCGGCAGAAGGAGACCAATCGCTGTGCCGTTCAGGCGATGCCTTCGCGCGCATTGCGTCGGATCGTCTGTGGCGGCTGTCCGAGCGTGCGCAGAAAAGCCCGACGCATGCGGTCGCTGTCGGCAAAACCGGTCTCCTCGGCAATCACGTCCATCGAGTGGCGTCCCTGCTCCATCAACAGGCGCGCCGCTTCCACGCGCAGATGCTCGACCGCTTTCGCCGGCGACTGCCCGGTTTCCGAGCGGAAGGCACGGCTGAACTGCCGCGCACTCAGGCCTGCGGCGTCCGCGAGCTCCTC contains:
- a CDS encoding alpha/beta fold hydrolase; translation: MSDEINHPRRRFLGALALSLAATQFASVSVARAQAANGEAPRLPTVTPGTNKSFASLKQIDAGVLNVGYAELGASDAPVVILLHGWPYDIHTYVDVAPLLADAGYRVIVPYLRGYGTTRFLSADTPRNGQQAAIAADIIAMMDALKIEQAVIGGCDWGARTANIIAALWPERCKAMVSVSGYLIGSQEVNRKPLSPQAELAWWYQFYFATERGYEGYKQNHKEFARLIWKLASPKWDFDDATFDRSAEALENPDHVDVSIHNYRWRLSLAEGEAKFDDLERRLAQFPTITVPTITLEGDANGAPHPDPAAYAKRFSGKYEHRLATGGIGHNLPQEAPSAFAQAIIDVDRF